The sequence GGGCGTCCGCCGGGCCGGTGTTGCGCACGGTGGCGGGATCGATCAGGTACTTGTCGAACATTATTTGTCCCCCTTGAGCAGGCCTTTGACCTCTAGCCAACGCAGCATCAGTGCGGGCCACTGCGAGGTAGTGCCCGCAGGTTTGCCGAGGCCGTAGCCATGGCCTCCCGATTCGAAGAGATGGAACTCTATGGATTTGCCTGCCTTGCGGTAGCTGTCAGGCAAGGCGGTGTCGCCACCAGCCATGGGAATCAGGAAATCATCGGCGGCAATCGCTACGAACATCGGCGGAGCGTTGTCCGGCACTTTCATGGGCTTCATGTTGGGATAGATCGGCGCGGCGAAGGCGGGCATGTCGGCCCCTGCATTCTCCACCACGCTGCGTGTCAGAAATCCGCCTGCGGAAAAGCCCATGAAACCGATGCGTGCGGGGTCAACGCCGAACTCGGCGGCGTGGGCACGGACATGGCGCAGCGCGGCAAGGCCATCCGCCAATGCTTCGGGTGGGGTATCGGCGGGCAGCGCAAAGCCGACATTTTCCCCCTTGATCATGCGCATCAGCTTGTCGGCAAATGCTGGCTGCGACGGCGGTGTTGGCAAGAGGCGATACTTGAGCACGAACGCGGCGATGCCGTGGTTGGCGAACCACCGCGCAACGTCCCAGCCTTCCTTCTCCATCGCAAGCCCGAGGAAACCGCCGCCGGGGGCGATGATCACCGCTGCTCCGCTCGCCGGGCCGACTGGGAGAAACGGGGTCAGCGTCGGGCGGGCGACATTGCGGACGGCTGCGGCGCCATTATCGAGATGCCAGATCTCGCGTTCGGCCACGGCGGCGGAAATCGGCAGCGCGATCGAGCCCGGCTGCCAAGGTGCCACAATCGTTTCACGACTGGGGCCGGGTCCTTGTTGCGCCTCAGCTGCAGGCGATAGCGCCAGCGCCGAAAGCGCGACACCGCAGATCAGTGCGAGTGTCCTCATGCTGCAACCCCGTATTTCGCTTCGGACTGTGCAATCAGGCGTTCGAACATGAGGTGCTGGCGGCGGACCTGTTCGCGGCTATCGACTTCGTGGACGTCCTGAATCCAGCGGTTGCCTTCGTATTCGCTCGAAAGTGTGCCTTCCCAGCCGCAGCGAACCAGTTCGTCGATGACTTCGTCATAGGCGATGGCAGGGTCGGTGCATTCCGCGTCCATTTCGTAGAACTTGGCTTGGATATGGCGAAAATAGGGCGCGTAATCGCCGAGGCGCTTGGGGTTGGCGTAAGGCGCATGGCGCAGGGTTTCGGCCATGGCGACCTCGGCTTTGTTGCCCTGCATTTTCACCGCGACTTCATAGATCGTGTACTCGGCCATGATCTTGGCTTCGTGGCTGTCGACGATGAACTGCGCGACTTCGGGCCGCGCGCCTTGCCGTTCGAAGCGGGCGCGGAATGCGGGGGGATAGTGCTTCATGAAGATGCCCATGTCGGGCAGGACGCCGAGGTGCCTGGTGCCGAGCCGGTCGGCTTCCTCGATCGTGCGCAGGATCCACGCGTGCTCCATGTGCCACGGCGCGTGGACTTCGACGCCCATATGGACGTCGAGATCTTCGGCATGGGGCACGCAGCGGGCGAGAATGTCCGGCCGTACGAACACCAGAACGCGCATGTTGCGGATGCCGAGGCGGTTGCACAGTGTGAGATCGCGCACGATGCTGTCTACCTGCTCTTCGTCCGACATCAGCCGGTCCTTGCGGCGCTTGGTGTCGAGGAACATGTCATAGGCGGTGAAGTGGCAGCCGTGGCGGGCAACCATGGCCTTCCATTCTTCGACCTGTGCGTCAGACAAGTTCGGGAAGGTCGGCATGTTCTGTTCAGGGAGAATTTCGATGCCATTGGCGCCAATCGAGGCGGCGAACGACACGCAGTCCTCGACGGTCATCTTGCCGAGGAACATTTCCTCCTGAAAGGAATAAAGGCTGACGCCTCTCTTGATCTTGGAAGTCATGGCTATTCCTTTTGCGTCAGGCGGCTTGCGGCTGCTGGCGCGGTGTGACGATGAACCAGGTGGCTGCGGCAATGACGATGCCGATCAGGCCTGCGATGAAGAACGCGCCCTGCATCGTGCCCGAAATGCCGCGCGCGATGCTGACGAGCAGGGGCGAGACGAACTGGCCGAGGAAGAAGGCAGCGGTCCACACGCCCATGCCGCGTCCGCGATGCTCGAACGGAAGGTAGCCTTGGGCCCATGCGATCAGAGTCGGCACGGCCATGCCAGCGCCGGTCTGCTGCAGGGCCATTCCGGCAACCATGCCCTTCCAGTCGGACGCGAGGCCGATAACAGCCAGCCCTGACCCGAGCAGCGTGAGGAACACCGTCAGCTGGATGCGCGGGCCGAAGCGCCCGGTGAACCAGAAGATCACCGCGCCGACAATCACGAACAGGCTGGGGATCGTGGTCAGGCGGCCGATTTCGGCAGGGTCTGACACGCCGAGTTCCTGCCAGACGATGCCGCCATTGATGATGAACACGTAATAGAGCGCGCCGCCGAAGAGGGTGACGAGGCCAAAAGTCAGGACGCCGACCAGCGGGAACGGAGTGGAAGCGGTTTCGCCGATGCCGAGCATCTTGCGGGCCGTATCGTCGTTCTCCGGCTCATAGATGAAGGCGAGCATGGCGAAGAAGGCGAGGAAGCCGACGCCGTAAATCAGGAACACCGAATTCCAGCTCATCGACGCGAGGTAGCCCGAGGTAAAGATCACCGCGCTGCCAAAGAACGGCCCAAGCATACCCTGGAGGGACAGCCATTTGCGGCGACCATTTTCGTCCCAGTAATCGCCGATCAAGGTGTTCGCCGTGGTCAGGATTGCAGCTTCGGCCACGCCGAGCAGCAAGCGCGATGCATAGATGTGATCGAGATTTTCAAGGAAGAACGGGGCCATGCCGACAAAGCCGTAAAGCCCGGTCGAGAGCAGCAGCAGGCGACGGCGCCCGAAGCGGTCGACCATGAGGCCAGCGAACAGCGCGAGAATGGCGATTGTCAGGCCCGGCGCGGAAACCATCGCGGGAACCTTGGTCGGCGCAGCGGGATCATTCGCAAAGTGTGCGATCATCGCAGGCACCGCCGGGAACATCGAGACGATAGCCACGATCGGAAGAAACCCGGTGACGACGATGGTGAGCCCTTGTGCCACGCCGGGTGTGCGGTGCCCCG is a genomic window of Novosphingobium sp. MMS21-SN21R containing:
- a CDS encoding alpha/beta hydrolase, with the protein product MRTLALICGVALSALALSPAAEAQQGPGPSRETIVAPWQPGSIALPISAAVAEREIWHLDNGAAAVRNVARPTLTPFLPVGPASGAAVIIAPGGGFLGLAMEKEGWDVARWFANHGIAAFVLKYRLLPTPPSQPAFADKLMRMIKGENVGFALPADTPPEALADGLAALRHVRAHAAEFGVDPARIGFMGFSAGGFLTRSVVENAGADMPAFAAPIYPNMKPMKVPDNAPPMFVAIAADDFLIPMAGGDTALPDSYRKAGKSIEFHLFESGGHGYGLGKPAGTTSQWPALMLRWLEVKGLLKGDK
- a CDS encoding TIM barrel protein; amino-acid sequence: MTSKIKRGVSLYSFQEEMFLGKMTVEDCVSFAASIGANGIEILPEQNMPTFPNLSDAQVEEWKAMVARHGCHFTAYDMFLDTKRRKDRLMSDEEQVDSIVRDLTLCNRLGIRNMRVLVFVRPDILARCVPHAEDLDVHMGVEVHAPWHMEHAWILRTIEEADRLGTRHLGVLPDMGIFMKHYPPAFRARFERQGARPEVAQFIVDSHEAKIMAEYTIYEVAVKMQGNKAEVAMAETLRHAPYANPKRLGDYAPYFRHIQAKFYEMDAECTDPAIAYDEVIDELVRCGWEGTLSSEYEGNRWIQDVHEVDSREQVRRQHLMFERLIAQSEAKYGVAA
- a CDS encoding MFS transporter, which produces MTSQTTGHRTPGVAQGLTIVVTGFLPIVAIVSMFPAVPAMIAHFANDPAAPTKVPAMVSAPGLTIAILALFAGLMVDRFGRRRLLLLSTGLYGFVGMAPFFLENLDHIYASRLLLGVAEAAILTTANTLIGDYWDENGRRKWLSLQGMLGPFFGSAVIFTSGYLASMSWNSVFLIYGVGFLAFFAMLAFIYEPENDDTARKMLGIGETASTPFPLVGVLTFGLVTLFGGALYYVFIINGGIVWQELGVSDPAEIGRLTTIPSLFVIVGAVIFWFTGRFGPRIQLTVFLTLLGSGLAVIGLASDWKGMVAGMALQQTGAGMAVPTLIAWAQGYLPFEHRGRGMGVWTAAFFLGQFVSPLLVSIARGISGTMQGAFFIAGLIGIVIAAATWFIVTPRQQPQAA